The region CCCATAAAGGCGTGGAACGAGTGTATTATTACGGGCCTTTTCTCCATGAGCTTGAAGAAGTCGTAAAAGGGCTGAAGGAGCGGAGGGCCGACCCTCGCCTGCATTCTCGCCCTTACGATTCTCTCTACGCCGTAGATAAATCCCCCTATAACGGGAGCCAGGAGCGTTACTATCAGAGCCGCTGCAAGGTTCATACCAGACCTCCTCCCAGAATCAGGGTAAGCACGAAGAGGGCGGTTGCAGCCGTTTCTATGAGGGGTTCAACTCTGCTGATGCAGAAGAAGTTGTAGGTTCCGATTGTGAGCTCTACCTTCTCTCCGCAGGTGTAGGGGTAAACCCTGTCCGTCCCTTCAAAGTGGACGAAGTAGGCAATTACCGGAACTACGAGCAGTAGAAGGAGGGCTCCGACTATCTGCCAGCCGTATAGCTCAGAAAGGGGCGTTTTAAGGGTTAACCCTTGGGCTGCAATTGCTGCGGGCTTACCGACCACGCTTGCAACAATCGGGTTCACAAACTCCTGGCTGAAGAGCGCTATTAGGAGTGAAGCAACCAAGGTGAAGAGAACGAGGGGAACGGTGGTCAGGAGGTATAGGGGCGGGAGTTTTTCGAGCTTGAACCTTATGAACTCGCCCCGTTTTCTCGTCATTATGCCGATTACTTTGAAGTAGAGGAGGGTGAGTATTACGCCGCCGACCGCCATGAAGATTATTGAACCGACGTAGGCTCCGTGGGCGAGGAAGTTAGAGGCTTCCTCAAGGGCCAGCCACTTGGCAACGAATATCCCGAAGGGCACTATGGTCATGCTCATGAAGCCGATGGAAACGAACATAACGGTAATAGGGGCCTTTTCTACAAGGCGCCTGATGTCTTCGATTCTCTTTGCTTTAAAGAGTTTCTCCATAATGCCCGCCTCCATAAAGAGGAGGGCCTTTACCGCTCCGTGGAAGAGTATCAGCAGAACCGAGGCGAGAACCGCTATGGGGCTTCCCATACTCGCCGTGAGCATCATGAGCCCCAGCAGGGAGATTGTTGAGTAAGCGAGAATCCGTTTAAAGTTGTCTTGGGTTAGGGCAAACATTCCCGCCGCAACGAAAACGAAGCCTGTTGTGATTATCAGGAGCTTCGCAAGAAGCGTCCCCTTAATTACCGGAGAGAGCCTGAGGATTAGGTAGGGAGCTATCTTCACCATGGTTGCCGAGTGGAGAATGGCGCTCACCGGCGTTGGGGCAACCATGGCGCCGAGCAGCCACCGGTGGAAGGGCAGCTGTGCTCCTTTAACGAGTGCAGAGATTGCCAGAAATCCGAACGGAATCATAACCAAGGAGGCTCTGTTTAATTTCAGGAAGTCGGTAAAGTGGTAGAGGCCGTAGTACTTAACGGCGAACAGAATGCCCAGCAGGATTGCTATACCGCCCACCTGGTTCATCCACAGGGCCCTGAGGGCGTTTTCAACCGATACCCTGTCCCACCTGAACCTTATCAGTATGTAGGAAGCGAGAGTCGTTGTTTCGAAGAGGGCGAAGAACCACTCCAGGTTGTTTACCGTTACGGCCAGGTTCATAACCCCTAAGAACCACAGCAGGATTGCAACAAAGCGGTTCTCCCTCTCTAAGTTCTCCTGCTCCATGTACTTTGTGGCGTAAATGCAGATAAGCGAGCCTACAGTTGCCACAAGGGCGTAAATGGCAACCGACAGTCTGTCTACGTATAGGTTGGCCGTTTCTGAGTGGGGCATAACGGTAAGTGCCCAGCTGAGCAGAAAGAGCTGAGCAACGGCCAGAACCGTTACCAGGAAGTTCCTGAACTTGAACCCCTGGTAGAGGAAGTAGGCCAGCAGGCCGTAGTCGTAGAGGGTGAATGCCAGCTCCAGCCAGCGGGGGGTGTGGATGAAGAGCGGAAGCTCGGAGTTCCAGAGCAGGAAGGTAAGGTAGGAGAGAACCGGCAGGGAGATGAGCGTTACCGCCTGCCTTACCCTGTGCCACGGAGAAACGAAAACGATTAATGCAAGGAGCCACGGAACGACAAACAGCGCGTAGACTACCTTCTCCATCTGTTCCCTCCGCTTACTGAGAAGAAACCGCAGACTTGTGCAAATTTCCTGTCTTCGCTCTTGAGCCTGTCTGCAAGGAAGTTGAGAACCACTTCAAGGAGCTTCACCGCAAGTTTCGGGTTCTCGGCCTTTAGGGCCTCGTAGTCTTCCCTGCTCAGGTAGAGGGCCTCAACCTCCTCCTCTGCAACCGCCCTTAGGGAGTGGGGCGTTCCGAGGAAGAAGGCACACTCTTCCAAAGGGACTCCACCGTAAACGGCGGCAACTTTTGTCCACCTGCCGAAGTTGTCGCTTCTGAGCAGTGCCACTTTGCCCTTCGATATGAGGAAGAAACCCTTTGCCGGCTCAAACTCGTCGAACAGGAGCTCACCCTTTTTAAAGCGGACTTCCCGGAAGTGGCGGGCGAGAAGCTCCTTCTCCTCTTCTGAAAACTCCCTAAACAGCCTGCACTTCTCTACAAGCTCGGTAGATACCATCACACCCTCACAACCTTTACCGTTTCAAACTGACCACCGAACTGGTGGACTGCACACGCAATTCAGGGGTCGTAGGCCCTTATGAGCATCTCTGCCCGTTTCTTAAGCTGGGAGTCGGGCAGGTATGAGAACTTCTCCGCAAGGGCTTTAAGGTCTTCCTCTATGCAGGCCTGAAGCTGGGCTGTGGGCGTCACTATGTTGGCTCCGATACAGTGGCCGGAAGGGGAAAACCTGTAGTGGTGGTAGAGAACTCCCCTCGGAGCCTCTTTCACCCCGTAGCCGCCGAACTCTCCGGGTTCCAACTCGGCTTTCGGCTCAAAGGGAAGGAGCTCTATGAGCTTCTCTGCATACTTAACGCCCCTGTGGGCGAGCTCCACCATCTCAACGGCCCTTGCAAGGTTTGCAAGGAGGGGGTTTTGGGAGGGGAACCTGTTTTTCAGCCTCGACAGAACCTCTTTCGTCTCCTCCGTGTAGAAATCCTCTCCCCGGTTGACCCGCGCGAGGGGTCCTATCCTGAAAGCCTTTCCGTTTACGGTTGAGCGCTTTGCCGTGCTGTAGGGGGATACTTCTTCCTTGATAAAGTGCTCAAACTCCTGCTTCGTGAACTTTAAGCCGTTTGATACGGCGACCCTGTCTGAAGGTTCGCTTGGAACCGGGTTCTCGAGGGATACCTCGAGCTCAACCGGACTTTCAAGCTCGAAGTACTCGAGGGAGTCAAACAGGAATGCGGTGGCCTCAAGCTCCGGCAGAATCTCGGTGAGCCAGTCTATGACCAGCTCAAGCTCCTCCTTCTCTGGGGCCCTTGTGAATCCTCCGGCAACTATTGCCTCTCCGTGAACCGTTTTGCCCCCGAGCAGTTTCATAATCCTGTTGCCCACCTCTTTTATCTTGAAGCCCCTTCTGACAACGTTGGGGTAGTCTTTCGCCATCTCAACGGCCGAGCCGTATCCCATGTAGTCGGGGAGGGCCAGGAAGTAGAGGTGTAGGGCGTGGCTCTCTAAGAACTCCCCCACGATGAGGAGTCTTCTCATAAGCTCAACGGCTTCGGGAACTTCCGTTTTAAATGCGTCCTCTATTGCCTTTGCCGCAGCAAGTCTGTGGGAAACGTAGCAGATGCCGCAGATGCGGGAAACGATTTTCGGTATCTCGCTGAAGAGCCGCTCTCTCGTTATGAACTCAAAGAAACGGGGACCTTCGGTAAAGGAGAGCTTTATCTCCTTTACCTGGCTGCCCTCCAGCTTCAGCTCAACGGCTCCGTGTCCCTCTACTCTCGTCAGGTGGTTTACTTTAAGCTCCCTTTCCATCTGCGTAGCTCCCCAGCTTTTCTGTGTTGAACGTTTTGCCCCTGAAAACCTTCAGGAACTTCAGGGCGTCGCTCCTTTTGAGGCCCCTTTCTGTAAGGAGCTTCACCATCTCGTCGAAGTTGGGAAAGTCACAGTTCCCCCTGCACCCTTGGCACCCTATTCCCGAGGCCGTGCACGGTGCGCCGCAGCCCGCAAAGGAAACGGGCCCTTGGCAGGGAATCCCTTTAAGGGTTAAACACTCGGTTTCCGAGAGCTTGCACTCGTGGCACACCGGAATCTTCGGGAAGAACGGCTTTACCCCGTTAAGGAGGGAAGCCACCGTATAGATGAACTGCCTCTTGTCTAAGGGGCAGCCGGGAAGCTCGTAATCCACCCGGACAACCTCCGAAACGGGGCGGGGCTTAAACACCTTTAAGAAGAGCTTCTCCCCGCCGTAAACGGTCTCCAACATCTCCTTGAGGCTCGCCTCGTCGTTCCTCTGGGCTTGAACGCCTCCGTAACAGGCACAAGAACCTACTGCAACAACAACTTTTGACTTTTTCCGAACCTCTTTTACCTTCTCCTCGTCGAGCTCTGTAGAAACGGAGCCCTCAACCAGTGCAAGGTCGAGCTCGGGAACTGTGTGGTCGTCCTTTGCCAGCGGGAAGAAGGCGAGCTCTGCCCTTTGGAGTATCTTGCTCAGAGCCTCTTCACAGTTGAGAATCTCACACTGGCAGCCGGAGCACCCCGTTAAACCGACGATGCCTATCCTTACCATCTAAATCATCTCCGGAAGGTTTTTGGTGTCCCACAGGGGGAATATCGGGCCGTCTACACAGGCGAACTTGTAGCCTATCTGGCAGTGGCCGCACTTACCTATGCCGCACTCCATCTTCCTTTCGAGGGAAACGAAAATCTGGCTTTCGGGATACCCGTTCTTTAAGAGCTCCTTGCCTATGAAGCGGTAGGCTACCGGCGGGCCGCAGACTGCAACGTAGGTATCTGCGGGGTCGAGCTCTACCTGAGGAATGAGGGCCGTTAGAACCCCTTCAACGTCGGCCCACTCCCTATCCTCTGCCGTTTCGCACCTGTCGAGGACGAACAGGCACTTAACGTCGCTGCGCTCTCTGAGCCTTTTGAGCTCCTCTTTGTAGAGGACCATTTGGTAGTTTCTCGTTCCGTAGAGGATGTATATCTCCTTGAAACGGTGACGCCTGTCGAGGGCGAACCAGATGAGGGAGCGTAAGGGGGCTATACCCAAACCTCCCGCTATTATCAGGAGGTTGTGGCCCTCCATAATCTCCACCGGGAAGCCGTTCCCGTAGGGGCCTCTTATCGCCGCAAGGTCTCCCGGTTTCATCCTGTGGAGAACCTCTGTTTTCCTTCCCACTTTCCTCACCGTGAGCTCTACGGTGCCTCGCCTGGTAGGTGAGGAGCAGATGGAAATCGGAATCTCGCCCGCTTTGGGAACCGTCAGCATTACAAACTGGCCGGGAAGGTGGTGCCATTTGGCGTTCAGCTCTTCGTTCAAGAAGGTGAAAGAAAACTTCTTGTGGTCGGGTGCAAGCTCCTCTACGTCGGTTATTACAACTTTGTGGGGAAGGTAGGGGTCTACCGGTAGGGGTTTATTCAGTAACTTCTCTAAGCTCTTTTTCATTGCACCCTCTCAGCCGCTTTATTGTCTCCACCATGCTGATTGATGCCGGGCACTCGGCACTACACCTTCCGCAGCCTACACAGCCGAGCATCTCAACCTGATAGGGGTATCCCACCAGCTTGTGGTAGTAGCGGTGTTTGAACCTGTCGGCCCTGGTTGCCTTAAAGTAGTGGCCTCCGGCAACGAGCGAGTAGTAGGGGTACTGGCAGGAGGTTGTGAACTCTATCCGCTTAACTTCGGTTCCCGCTATGTTGGGAACGTCTACACTCGTGTAGCAGAAACAGGTTGGACACACGTTTGTGCAGGTTCCGCAGCCCAGGCACCTCTTTGCCTCTTCCTGCCAGACTTCCGAGTCGTACTCCAGCTCTACAACGTGGGAGATTCTCTCAAGGTCGGGCAGTTGTTCGGGCTTAAAGAGGCTTTTCTTCTTTAAGGTTGTTGCCTTGTAGGCGTTTAGGTCTTCCTTCTCTATGTCTCTAAAGAGAGACCTCTGGCTGTAAACGATTTCGTCCCCCTTGGGGCTTCCTATGGAGACGAAGTAGTCGGCCCCTATGTCTGTGAGGAAGAGGTCCCAGCTTGCCCCTTCCGGGAAGGCCGTGGCGGTGGCCAGGCAGAAACAGAACTCGTCGGGCACGCAGGAGACCCCTATCAGAACCGTTCTCTTCCTTACTTCAAGGTAGCGGGGGTCGGGGTTCTCCTTCAGGTAGATGGAGTCCAGTATGGAGATTCCGTGGAGGTCGCAGGAGTGGATTCCGAAGATTACCTGGTTCTCCGCCTTGAAGTTGGTTTTAAAGCTTAAATCCTCAACGCTGTAGGAGAAACGCTCTCTTCTGTAGGGAACGAGGAATTTCTTCGGGGGCAGAATTGTTCTGGTGTAGTTGAGCTC is a window of Thermovibrio ammonificans HB-1 DNA encoding:
- a CDS encoding proton-conducting transporter membrane subunit; this encodes MEKVVYALFVVPWLLALIVFVSPWHRVRQAVTLISLPVLSYLTFLLWNSELPLFIHTPRWLELAFTLYDYGLLAYFLYQGFKFRNFLVTVLAVAQLFLLSWALTVMPHSETANLYVDRLSVAIYALVATVGSLICIYATKYMEQENLERENRFVAILLWFLGVMNLAVTVNNLEWFFALFETTTLASYILIRFRWDRVSVENALRALWMNQVGGIAILLGILFAVKYYGLYHFTDFLKLNRASLVMIPFGFLAISALVKGAQLPFHRWLLGAMVAPTPVSAILHSATMVKIAPYLILRLSPVIKGTLLAKLLIITTGFVFVAAGMFALTQDNFKRILAYSTISLLGLMMLTASMGSPIAVLASVLLILFHGAVKALLFMEAGIMEKLFKAKRIEDIRRLVEKAPITVMFVSIGFMSMTIVPFGIFVAKWLALEEASNFLAHGAYVGSIIFMAVGGVILTLLYFKVIGIMTRKRGEFIRFKLEKLPPLYLLTTVPLVLFTLVASLLIALFSQEFVNPIVASVVGKPAAIAAQGLTLKTPLSELYGWQIVGALLLLLVVPVIAYFVHFEGTDRVYPYTCGEKVELTIGTYNFFCISRVEPLIETAATALFVLTLILGGGLV
- a CDS encoding Crp/Fnr family transcriptional regulator, translating into MVSTELVEKCRLFREFSEEEKELLARHFREVRFKKGELLFDEFEPAKGFFLISKGKVALLRSDNFGRWTKVAAVYGGVPLEECAFFLGTPHSLRAVAEEEVEALYLSREDYEALKAENPKLAVKLLEVVLNFLADRLKSEDRKFAQVCGFFSVSGGNRWRR
- a CDS encoding Ni/Fe hydrogenase subunit alpha, with protein sequence MERELKVNHLTRVEGHGAVELKLEGSQVKEIKLSFTEGPRFFEFITRERLFSEIPKIVSRICGICYVSHRLAAAKAIEDAFKTEVPEAVELMRRLLIVGEFLESHALHLYFLALPDYMGYGSAVEMAKDYPNVVRRGFKIKEVGNRIMKLLGGKTVHGEAIVAGGFTRAPEKEELELVIDWLTEILPELEATAFLFDSLEYFELESPVELEVSLENPVPSEPSDRVAVSNGLKFTKQEFEHFIKEEVSPYSTAKRSTVNGKAFRIGPLARVNRGEDFYTEETKEVLSRLKNRFPSQNPLLANLARAVEMVELAHRGVKYAEKLIELLPFEPKAELEPGEFGGYGVKEAPRGVLYHHYRFSPSGHCIGANIVTPTAQLQACIEEDLKALAEKFSYLPDSQLKKRAEMLIRAYDP
- a CDS encoding NADH ubiquinone oxidoreductase, whose amino-acid sequence is MVRIGIVGLTGCSGCQCEILNCEEALSKILQRAELAFFPLAKDDHTVPELDLALVEGSVSTELDEEKVKEVRKKSKVVVAVGSCACYGGVQAQRNDEASLKEMLETVYGGEKLFLKVFKPRPVSEVVRVDYELPGCPLDKRQFIYTVASLLNGVKPFFPKIPVCHECKLSETECLTLKGIPCQGPVSFAGCGAPCTASGIGCQGCRGNCDFPNFDEMVKLLTERGLKRSDALKFLKVFRGKTFNTEKLGSYADGKGA
- a CDS encoding FAD/NAD(P)-binding protein, yielding MKKSLEKLLNKPLPVDPYLPHKVVITDVEELAPDHKKFSFTFLNEELNAKWHHLPGQFVMLTVPKAGEIPISICSSPTRRGTVELTVRKVGRKTEVLHRMKPGDLAAIRGPYGNGFPVEIMEGHNLLIIAGGLGIAPLRSLIWFALDRRHRFKEIYILYGTRNYQMVLYKEELKRLRERSDVKCLFVLDRCETAEDREWADVEGVLTALIPQVELDPADTYVAVCGPPVAYRFIGKELLKNGYPESQIFVSLERKMECGIGKCGHCQIGYKFACVDGPIFPLWDTKNLPEMI
- a CDS encoding 4Fe-4S dicluster domain-containing protein; its protein translation is MEFHIERAKVLPKANLHSFISGLKKWGKLIAPVRKGEKFVFTHVEKPEEVELNYTRTILPPKKFLVPYRRERFSYSVEDLSFKTNFKAENQVIFGIHSCDLHGISILDSIYLKENPDPRYLEVRKRTVLIGVSCVPDEFCFCLATATAFPEGASWDLFLTDIGADYFVSIGSPKGDEIVYSQRSLFRDIEKEDLNAYKATTLKKKSLFKPEQLPDLERISHVVELEYDSEVWQEEAKRCLGCGTCTNVCPTCFCYTSVDVPNIAGTEVKRIEFTTSCQYPYYSLVAGGHYFKATRADRFKHRYYHKLVGYPYQVEMLGCVGCGRCSAECPASISMVETIKRLRGCNEKELREVTE